tagaaaggaaaaaaataaaaccagcttCTCCTTCTGCCTCGAGGGAGACTGGTGTAGAGGTGTGAAGGTGGATCGTAGTGGAAAAGGACTGCTTCAGGTATGGAAGAGACAGATTCAGCAATTCAACCGAGTCAGTCTGGAGATGGCCAGTGCCGTTGTAGCCCGGTACCCTTCTCCTCTGCTTCTGATGCAGGCAAGGCTTTACATTTCTATAATAAGGTATATTCAGTGTGTGCATGCCAATTCATATCCAGctagtaaaagaaatttaaaatctcaTGCTGAAATTCTCAGACGGTGCAAGAAAAAAAGACTTTCACATAGAAAACCTACATTTTGGAAATAAATTGATGTTTGCTTTTCATATATTCTGCTGGATGATATTCCAGTACTTCAGAGCCATTGACAAAActatagtcctcaacatacaaccacaatggagcctgatcgttgttaagcgagacagttattgAGTTTTGCTTCACTTTACAtcttttcttcccacagttgttaagtgaatcattgcagttaagttagtaacacagttgccgagttccccattgactttctggacggtcacaaaaggtgatttacATGACTTTAGGgcgctgcaaccctcataaatatgaactagttgccaagcatccaaattttgattacatgagcatggggatcctgcaacagttgtgtgaaaagcggtcataggtcactttttcagtgctactgtaaTTTTGAagtgtcactaaacgaatggtcgtaagtcgagaactacctatgtAATTACACAGATGTTACATTTAATTGTGCTTCAAGAGAGCTTATTCGCTAAGCAAGCAGATACAGTATCATCCTAAAAAGATGACCTAACTTGTTGGTCCCATTATTGTTAGTCAGCTATGCATATGTGATTCTAGACTTCATGTCACCAGTTTCCATGGAATGATTGAAGTTGGAAAAATTGCTGCTTCTGAGCTAGGAATTGAATTTCACACTACTTTCCTTTTCCATCCTCTCTGCCTGAGACATTTATCATAGGTGTCAAAACAATTATGAACTATCCAACAGAACATGTGTGTTTTACTTATAATGTTTTGTATTCTGGCTGCATCCAGGCTTATGATAGTCACACTTCAGAGCAGGAGCGACGCAACCTTCTTGCGGAGGTCCCCGTCCGTCGTGGCGATGGAGTGACGACAACAATGAGGCGAGTTGGTCCAGACCTCTCCAAACGGATTTATTTGCAGATGACTTCTCGTAATCCTGACCTTTCCCTGGACGTTACTGGTTGAACTTAAAAGTGTGGATTTCTGTAAAATTCTACTTAAGCAACTTTAAAAAACATAATTACTTCTTCTAAATTAAACTTTTCTGACGCTAGTGCTTGGATCTCAATCtaaactctgatttttttttatcctgcggAAATCTTCTGAAAACCCATTTGTGAAGATAAACAATTTGATGGAAATTAAAAACTGAAGTTCTTTTCCTGTGTAATACATTATAAATTTTAGAGGgctcttttaaaaggtaaaaattaTCTGAAACCTATGAGCTGAATGGCTTCCAATAAACAAGCGAAACATTTCATTTCCTTAACTTAGCATTATTTACTATTGTTTTAGAAAGTATATTTGAAGATAGCTGTGTACACTCCTCGGAACGTAGTAAGTCTAGCATATAAAGAATTCAGTAAACAACATTTGTCAGGTAAAAGCTTTTGAACTGCAGTTCTGCTAAGTGATTCTGGAATGCCTCATCCAGCAAACTTTGGCATATCTATTTTACATGCTCTTTCCTCATTTTGAACCAAGTTATCAAACTATGCATTCTTCCCTCGCACACATTATTGACTCCTGAAATGAATGTTAAATTATATAGTTTCTCAATGCAGGAACCTGTACTCTGTAGAAGTCTgtataaatgcaaattacaaaaaagagtCTGGAGGGCATAGTTTCTAAAGAGATAGGTGGCACAGGTACCACTTCCATACTATGGTTCTCATTATAGATGTTACAGAATTTTCTCTAACCCGCATTTATGCTCTTAAATTCTCACCATTTCAGTCTTATTAATACACATCTATCTAGAAGCTTCAATGGCTTTAGTTTTAtcctaaattgactgctttagaGCAAAATCTAAAATAGCTGAACTTCAGATAGCAAAAGAAATATTGTCGTAAGAACAGCTGACAAAAGTTTTTGCTAAGTTCAACCATAATACAATTTTCACTTACCATGTTGAGGCTGCCTCAATGTAATTTGTTCAGTAATTTAGAGATATGTATCTAATCTATGGTCTGTTAACATCTAATCTTTGGGTACACCATTGATAGAACCTTGCCAATTTGTTCTTTGGTCTTCAACAAAATCAGAGAATGTAGATGTCTACCAAAAGATTATATTTTGGCAGATGCAAAAGTATGTATTTGTTTCTATCTAGAGCAGTGGTTTCCAACGTGGGGCCCACGCCTCacaggggggcaatttgatttttaatgggggcaattggaaccttgtttaaaccaagttaatggccttttaggcttcctccgcatgagtaggagttcactttttgaatagtaagaattatatgtcacgaGGGGTGgggtcaggattttagagatgcttaggtagcATGTGAAACGATGCCCACCatggtctgcagaaaaacttCTTTCCATGGAAGTTGTTCCTAGTGCTCAAAAGATTGGGGGCCTCTGCTCTAGAGAATATTAAGGCTGTAGCTATACCAAAAAGTGGGGAAACATTTTGAAAGAAGGCACTGGCAAATCATGTTCATATTGTtcatgaagtcaccaggagtcaaactgGATTTGAAGGAGTCTTTATGTAACAATAAACTTTGCTCTCAATTATATGGATGATTTAGCCATCTAGTATAATGGTTTCCATAATGAATATCTTTGCTGGAATGGTAATATGCAAAGGCTGTGCATAGTAAAGCTTTTTATAATGGCAAGCTAGCTTCACTAGATAGGCAGTCTTTTCTACAGATCAGAAGTCTATGGTTTGCAGGCTCCACTCTGGAGGAAGAAAACGTTGTTTATCAAAAAGAACTGCAAAATGATACAGTAAAGAAGATCTGGGCCATATTTCGATTCTGTTTAAAGCCACCATTGCAAAACAAATGAAAGTGATTTTCACCAGAGTTTAATTCCATAGGAATTCTGGCTAtgttaatgggggggggggaagcaggaaGCAAGAGTCCTTCAGAGCTCAGGCAGCATTATTGCTGTGAGTTTGGCTGCAGTATATTTTGAAAAATTTCACGACTTGGTAAAAAGGTTAATGCATCCTCATACAGCGTGTTCACACTGACACACAGTGGCTGGTGCTGTAGCTCTGTAACCCTACAAACAGCCAGAGCGCTCAGGGCACCTAACAGGAGAAGCAGAAACATCTTCAGCAAAATTCTAGACCAAGAGCGTTCCTTTTTCAGTGGATGTGACAGATGGGAAACAGAGGGttctgtaaaacaaacaaacaatgggaACAAGAATGTGGTATTAAACTGACcgccaaataaaaataaattccatgctAAGCAGAAAAATTAATTTTGCCTCAGATCTAACTCCATAAATTCAAAGTACATCCAGTGTGAAATCATCTCTTGCTATTTAAATAACACAAAGCATAGCAAGTAAATTAACTGGACTCTTCATGTTTAACTGATCCTATCAAGGCAAACATATGAGGGTTGTTAAATTCAATCCAAATAGTTCAGGGAACCTTCATATTCAGCCAAGATCTTTCTGTACTTTAAGACTTCTGCTGCCCAGAGAATGAGTGCTGTGATATCAGTTTAATTGGCACTGTTTCCTAATGGCTAACTTATTAGCCTTGCTGATGCAAAAAATAAAAGGCTAATATTAAGGCTAAATTATATAACCACAATCTACTTCTCAGTTCTGAGAGCTGGCATCAGAAAGAGACGGGGCAAATAAAACATCTCAGTAGATATGTggattactctctctctctctctctttctttctttctttttgccattTTTGGATTCATCCCCCTTATGGGTTTTCAGCTGTCTGTAGATTATTAAAGACATATATGTGCTGTGTCCTTGTTAGTCTTTCTGTGACGACATAGATAACAAACTTAGTCGTGATAATTTCTTCCCTATTTCAGATAATTCTTATATTTCTTTACGCAAGCACATTATTTTCTTACTTTGATTTTCACCCGTTTCTCTTCTTTGTTGTGTTGTCATTTTCTGCTTTGCAATTCTAAGGGCATCATACTCTCTTCTCCGACGTTCTTTCTCTTCAGCCTTCTCCCGCTTACGTAGTTCCCTTTCTTGAGCCTCTCTCGCTTGCCGCTCTGCTTCGCGCTTCTTCTCGAGCTCTGCACACAACCATAAACCAAAAATATTTGCTTTAGAAGACTGCCCCTTCATACTGCTCTATCCAATCAGGAGAAACAGGCATTGCAAATTTATCTCAAATAAGAAAGCTGCATTTACCAAAAAGGCTCTCCTGTATTTGCATCCTGCACAACCAAGGTTGCCTGCAAGGCAAGTCTTATCAATTTCCATGCTGTAATATAGGAAGTATTGAGAACACAGAGTAGTGGTGTTAGCTTCTCTTCGCCATTCACCAGCCAAATCAACTCTTCAATACATAGCCGTTTTGTAAAGTAGACCTCAACTTGTGACCAGaattgagaaatttgttaagtgagttttgtcccattttacaacttttcttgccacatttgttaagtgaattactgcaattattagattagtcacatggttgttaagtgaatctggtttcacattgactgcttgtcaggtcgcaaaaggagatcacatacaGTAACTGCAggacatggcaaccatcataaatatgaaccaattgccaagcatccaaatgtaaatcacgtgactatAGGGATGATCCtgcaataaatgtgaaaaacagtcataaatcattttttttcagtgccattgtaattctgaactgtcactaaatgaactgttacaagtcgaggactacctgtacggcaTACTATCAATAAAAAACACTGAAAAGAGTTTGTTTATGCTAAAATGGCAGTGCCAATCTTCTACTGCAAAAATGTATccctacgatttatattgatattgtttcctgattgcttatttgttccctattactatcattaagtgttgtgccttatgattcttgataaaggtatcttttttttaatgtacactgagagcatacgcaccaaggcaaattccttgtgcctccaatcacacttggccaataaaaaattctattctattctattctattctagtctagtctagtctagtctattctattctagtctagtctagtctactctagtctagtctagtctagtctagtctaattttATCACTCAGCGAAGCTGTGTTTATCTTTCCGCAAGGCACTAAAGCCTCATTTGGCTAGCTGCTTCTTGCTCCTCTGAATAAAGATGTGCTACCCACAGTGTGATATTTACAGCTTTCAAACCCCCACAATTCATACCACTGAAACTCAGCAGCAAAATGGCTGGATTTTGTGGTATAATTTTGAccagatgaaaagaaaaaaatggtataGTTTGCCAAGGAGAAGCCTTCTGCTCCCATTGTTAACCTTTTGCAAAAGCAACAGCCATTAGATAGAAGACAGAAATTTGTCAATTCAGAATGGTAACTGGAAAGTTAATGAATATATTGGGGGCAACCATGAAGAGAACCCCTCAAATCTCTGGAATAGAAAGGACATATAAGGCATCTGAAAGGACATGAGACATTTGAAGTAGTCCTTCATCTGTATGAATGGGTAGGCACCGAGTTCCCATCTGAAACAACTTGGTGCATTTATTATGTCAAGGAGTTCCATTTCTGTAAATTAAATACAAGTAGGTTCCCTATTTAGGAATGATGTAATAATAGGGGAGGCAGGAATATTGTATCCAGCACAATCAAGAGGACAGTCAGGTAcactccccccccacaaaaaaaaactaAGAAGTAAAAGGCTGTTAATTCAAGAGAAAAGCCTATAAAAATAGCACAAATAACCTAAagtagttattatttttttaaaaagccatgtaCCAAATTTTGCTTTGGAACAGAAGGCTATTTTAAGGGGGTGCTTTAATCTCAGCTTGAATTGTTTAAGAATTACTTAAGAATGTTAATCTCTCTTGTGACTAATCATTACCTATTAAAGAAGTGGGAGGAAGTGAGGGATTGTgtaagaaaatttattttattcaagatCTTAATAACAGATTTCATTCTTAAGCGTGAAAATGACCTGGATGGTGCTAGTGAAAGTCATTCAAGTGCCCTCTCTGACAAGACTAAGTGAAATAGTCAACAGTTTATTGAAGGActgtgtgagagagggagggggagagggagagggggggggtgggatgggtgggtgagagagagagagagagagatggcacaaaaataaaaatatgctgcCAATAACATTCTGACTACACATGATGAAAAATCTCCTGTTCCCAGTCATATAAAATGTTTAGATGAAAAGGTATTAACAATTGAAACATACTAATACTTTGTCACAGTCAAATATCTTTCAGCCAAACTACAAGAGAGTTCAGCTTGGGTGGGGAAAAGTACTGTATCTTATAGACAGCAAATGACTGTTCTATTCTACAGAACAAATTATATCTACAACCTTAACTTTGTGAGTATGTGCAATGTGTCTGTATCACCTTGGAAAAAAGTATTGTAACTTGGAGGCTGTAGCTGCCCTTTGTACTCCAGCAAACAGATTGCACCAACAACCTCCATTTTTTTCTGTGTATCTGTCAGCAACTCAATATAATCCTTTATATATAGTAGCAGCCACACTGGATTTGAACAAATATCTACTGTCTATCATGTGTACTCAATTTTTCTACCAATTAGTCCAATTAAGAAGGCAGAATGACCTCAAGGATAACATAACCTGACTTCCCACAATTCATGTTCTTCTCACTGATTACATAATAATGACTTAAATTAAAGTTGCAATACTGAAGCAACTGGAAAGCAACacaaaaagaagaaatgtatATCAAATTCTTTAGACATTTGCTTCAGTTACCATCATTTAATTTATGTAGTGCCAAGGAACTGATCTCTGATACCAGTTTTGAGATGAATCATCACAGGGTGAATTAAAACACTTCACATGTGAACACTTGATAAAATTGTTAAGCGTGGGATGGGAAGGAAACCATTCTCTCAAACAGGGCATTGACCCTGGATAATCTCCATTCTATATACTGATGTAAAAAATCTCCACTTCTCAAATGCAATCAATGCatcttcaatatcttttttaaactTATATTAATTAGCTTGTATTAAACATATATTAATCAGCTTGTAGAGGAAGAAAATATGGTGCAGAGTAAAAAATGCCTGTGTTACCTTCCTAACCTTTGGAAGGGCATCCCATCTCTCCCATCCGGCATGTAAAACCCACACACAACACCAAAAACCCCACACTCGATCCACACTTACAAGCAAGTCACAGAGTTAATTTGTTAAAGGAAGTGAGGAAGATAGATCTAGAGTACAGATATAAGCATACTAGAAAAAAAGAATGTAGATAAGTCAGAATTAATAGGAAATAATGATTTATAATACAGAAAACATATACCAAAGAGCTTGGTGTTAACTCAATTTTGTGAGAAAATGCTTGCTTCACTGGTAATAAGCCCCATTTGAGTTAAAAACTTATCCTGTGTAAATGAGTTGTGTCATTCCCCAAAGAAAGCCCACatcacaaaatgaaacagaatcgTTACATTTACCCTGTTCTTTCTGTAACTTTCGTTGCCTCTCACGATCTAATTCAGACTGGAGGACTCTCATATGCTGCAGTACCTACGAGACACCCATATATTAGATTTTACACATATATTAGGAGGTACACATATATTAGGTTTTACATTTACAGAACTAGGAGGAAAAGATAGCATCCTTTTCTTTAGACGCATAGAAAACGATCTTAGAAAAGATGTTTACAAAATGGAAGTTAATCTGGCCAGTCCCAAAAGTATTTCTTAGACCAAGAGGACTTGAGAGGCCATATGCGATTTAATCCAACTCATTTCTCCACCCAAATCCATTAGTGGACACTCCCATATACAGCTACATATGCGGTGCAGATTACAATGTACCActaataaaaaacaaacacatgGAGTAATGCCCACAGAGCAAATAATTTCCAATTAATGAAGCAAGTGAACAAAGTCacatattacaaaaaggaaggggagaggaacaaAACCCTC
This genomic window from Ahaetulla prasina isolate Xishuangbanna chromosome 2, ASM2864084v1, whole genome shotgun sequence contains:
- the LRRC59 gene encoding leucine-rich repeat-containing protein 59, whose translation is MAKSGGKGINLKDKLDGNELDLSLCDLNEVPVKELAGLPKATVLDLSCNNLATLPSEFCSLTHLVKLDLSKNRLQNLPSDFGRLINLQHLDLLNNRLATLPVSFAQLKNLKWLDLKDNPLDPTLAKVAGDCLDEKQCKLAAVRVLQHMRVLQSELDRERQRKLQKEQELEKKREAERQAREAQERELRKREKAEEKERRRREYDALRIAKQKMTTQQRRETGENQKPSVSHLSHPLKKERSWSRILLKMFLLLLLGALSALAVCRVTELQHQPLCVSVNTLYEDALTFLPSREIFQNILQPNSQQ